The proteins below are encoded in one region of Clostridium fermenticellae:
- a CDS encoding lantibiotic immunity ABC transporter MutE/EpiE family permease subunit, with protein MGTYFKSEYLKVKHTFIGKLVFIAPLFSMFLSFMLTSQYFEIDSYNWWYVMLLPGMISILCTSVAAKDKKMKNMAVLSLPVNLRKVWVAKILVCVCMTTFAVMIHLFGCIFIGNILGIGKLGAISIINAVFASIVLIITFLWQVPLCMFLGSKIRMFSTVLINLVGYLILGVLLAIYNTLWMVPYAVPSRLMIPIIKVLPNGLRAVQESQTFRPELLSYSVILPGIIITAVLFVMFSFFTAKWYENQEAR; from the coding sequence TTGGGAACTTATTTTAAATCAGAATATTTGAAGGTTAAGCACACTTTTATAGGTAAACTTGTTTTTATTGCACCACTTTTTTCTATGTTTCTTTCATTTATGTTAACATCACAATATTTTGAAATTGACAGTTATAATTGGTGGTATGTAATGCTTCTTCCGGGAATGATATCTATATTATGTACATCAGTTGCTGCTAAAGATAAAAAGATGAAAAATATGGCGGTGCTTTCCCTTCCAGTAAATTTAAGAAAGGTTTGGGTAGCAAAAATACTTGTATGTGTATGCATGACTACATTTGCAGTTATGATTCATTTATTTGGTTGTATATTCATAGGAAATATTTTAGGAATAGGTAAACTTGGAGCGATTTCAATAATAAATGCAGTGTTTGCAAGTATAGTTTTAATAATAACATTTTTATGGCAGGTGCCATTGTGTATGTTTTTAGGAAGCAAGATAAGAATGTTTTCCACAGTATTAATTAATCTTGTCGGATATTTAATTTTAGGAGTACTGCTTGCCATCTATAATACACTATGGATGGTACCATACGCAGTTCCTTCAAGACTTATGATCCCAATTATAAAAGTTTTGCCAAATGGACTTAGGGCTGTTCAAGAAAGTCAGACCTTTAGACCGGAATTATTGTCGTACAGTGTTATATTACCTGGTATTATAATTACAGCTGTTTTATTTGTCATGTTTTCATTTTTTACTGCAAAGTGGTATGAAAATCAGGAGGCAAGGTAA
- a CDS encoding lantibiotic protection ABC transporter ATP-binding protein produces MDCLILETKDLCKKFKGQMVVNNISLKVRKNSIYGLLGPNGAGKSTTLKIITGMLLKSSGEIFFEGHNWSRNDLKNVGALIEEAPLYGNLTARENLKVRTIVLGLPDKRIDEVLEMVDLKNTGKKRAYQFSMGMKQRLGIAIALLNNPKLLILDEPTNGLDPFGIQKLRELIKSFPKQGITVILSSHILSEVEQIVDEIGIISDGIMVYQGNMKKGEDLEKLFTQVAKKYRREEE; encoded by the coding sequence ATGGATTGTTTGATTTTAGAGACTAAGGATCTTTGTAAAAAATTTAAAGGACAAATGGTGGTTAATAATATATCACTTAAGGTTAGAAAAAATTCTATTTATGGACTGTTAGGACCTAATGGAGCTGGAAAATCTACAACATTAAAGATAATAACTGGAATGCTTTTAAAGAGCAGTGGAGAAATTTTCTTTGAAGGGCATAATTGGAGCAGAAATGATTTGAAAAATGTTGGAGCTTTAATTGAGGAGGCACCACTTTATGGAAACCTTACTGCAAGGGAAAATTTGAAGGTACGCACAATAGTTTTGGGTTTGCCTGATAAAAGGATTGACGAAGTACTTGAAATGGTTGATTTAAAAAACACTGGTAAAAAGAGAGCATATCAGTTCTCGATGGGAATGAAGCAAAGACTTGGTATTGCAATTGCTCTTTTAAATAATCCAAAGCTTTTAATACTAGATGAACCTACTAATGGATTAGATCCTTTTGGTATACAAAAACTCCGTGAACTAATTAAATCCTTTCCAAAACAAGGAATTACTGTTATACTGTCAAGTCATATATTAAGTGAAGTTGAACAGATAGTAGATGAAATCGGAATTATTTCAGATGGTATTATGGTATATCAAGGAAACATGAAAAAAGGAGAAGACCTTGAGAAACTGTTTACACAAGTTGCAAAAAAATATAGAAGAGAGGAGGAATAA
- a CDS encoding Fur family transcriptional regulator, with translation MIPKEIQEKIKFIIQENGLKLTNQRNAVLNAFFEKNYKHMNVEEVYNFSKAYCNEIGISTVYRSIIAFEKIGVLKKIETGEIYARYELTIPDKKLDHPHMVCKKCGRIIGAYDSEILEKLNAGRELIENKYDFKIDSESIVYYGICKECADS, from the coding sequence ATGATACCAAAAGAAATTCAGGAAAAAATAAAATTCATAATTCAAGAGAATGGTCTTAAACTTACAAATCAAAGAAATGCAGTATTAAATGCTTTTTTTGAAAAAAATTATAAACATATGAATGTTGAAGAAGTTTATAATTTTTCAAAAGCTTATTGCAATGAAATTGGTATTTCTACAGTATATAGATCTATAATTGCGTTTGAAAAAATTGGTGTACTGAAGAAAATTGAAACTGGTGAAATTTATGCAAGATATGAATTGACAATTCCGGATAAAAAGTTAGATCATCCTCACATGGTTTGTAAAAAATGTGGAAGAATAATTGGAGCTTATGATAGTGAAATTTTAGAAAAGCTAAATGCGGGAAGAGAGCTTATTGAAAATAAGTATGATTTTAAAATTGATAGTGAGAGTATTGTTTATTATGGTATTTGTAAGGAATGTGCAGATTCATAG
- a CDS encoding MarR family winged helix-turn-helix transcriptional regulator, whose translation MESEELMKLYIELQRLARQMHRFAYKAMHEGNHYRGAQSRLLTVVAENDGITQRELAEILDVRPSSLTAMVGKMEQFELIKRKQDEKDQRVMHIYITDKGKEIEVKSKDDIQKLADLLFENLSEEEIKNMLAIIEKLSHTFNSYDIGDLQFGFHGYHGYHECHRFHGYHHGIEDNF comes from the coding sequence ATGGAAAGTGAAGAATTAATGAAATTATATATTGAATTACAGCGTTTAGCTAGACAAATGCATCGTTTTGCGTATAAAGCTATGCATGAAGGAAATCATTATAGAGGAGCACAATCAAGATTGCTCACTGTGGTTGCTGAAAATGATGGTATTACACAGCGTGAGCTTGCTGAAATTTTAGATGTAAGACCTTCATCACTGACTGCAATGGTAGGAAAGATGGAACAATTTGAACTTATTAAGCGTAAACAAGATGAGAAAGATCAGAGAGTCATGCATATTTATATTACGGATAAAGGAAAAGAAATTGAAGTAAAATCAAAAGACGATATTCAAAAATTAGCTGATCTTTTATTTGAAAATCTTTCTGAAGAAGAAATAAAAAATATGCTTGCGATTATTGAAAAATTATCTCACACTTTTAATTCATATGATATTGGCGATTTACAATTCGGATTCCATGGTTATCATGGCTATCATGAGTGCCATAGATTTCATGGATACCATCATGGAATTGAGGATAACTTTTAG
- a CDS encoding HD-GYP domain-containing protein, translating into MLREIVFKFNEKYIYHDIIESLVTALEAKDYYTSGHSKRVAFMTYELAKRLEIRGRKLNEIHVAAHVHDIGKIGVPDVILNKKRRLLPHEWEYVKMHSIIGYNILSKSSKLNTISKIVLHHHESWDGNGYPDGLYGTNIPLGSRIIAVCDSIDAMMSDRPYRKAMKFDDCMKEIISSKCIMFDPVIVSFVEGNLEFINKLVISRMNETSRE; encoded by the coding sequence ATGCTAAGAGAAATTGTGTTTAAATTTAATGAAAAATATATTTACCATGATATAATTGAGAGTTTGGTGACTGCACTTGAAGCAAAGGACTACTATACAAGTGGCCATTCGAAAAGAGTTGCCTTTATGACGTATGAGTTAGCTAAAAGATTGGAAATCAGGGGTAGAAAACTTAATGAAATTCATGTTGCAGCACATGTTCATGATATTGGTAAAATAGGGGTACCAGATGTTATATTGAATAAAAAGAGAAGACTTCTACCTCATGAATGGGAATATGTTAAAATGCATTCTATAATAGGATATAATATTTTGAGTAAATCAAGTAAGCTTAATACTATAAGTAAAATAGTATTGCATCATCATGAAAGCTGGGATGGAAATGGATATCCTGATGGTCTATATGGGACAAATATACCACTTGGATCAAGAATAATAGCAGTCTGTGATTCTATTGATGCTATGATGTCTGATAGACCATATAGAAAAGCTATGAAGTTTGATGATTGTATGAAGGAGATTATTTCTAGCAAATGTATAATGTTTGATCCTGTAATAGTTAGCTTTGTTGAGGGAAACCTCGAATTTATAAATAAGCTGGTAATTAGCAGAATGAATGAAACATCACGTGAATAG
- a CDS encoding DUF2325 domain-containing protein: MSILLVGGDRLGNIVKRLKENGFDDIEHISGRKTKARKIKIPDKTDLVLVLVDFVEHELTEMIKRQSRKCGVRIAFSKRSWAHMEGSIQENVREIMNAKRNCV, encoded by the coding sequence ATGAGTATTTTATTGGTTGGTGGAGATAGGCTTGGTAATATAGTGAAAAGGTTAAAAGAAAATGGATTTGATGATATAGAACATATAAGTGGCAGAAAAACTAAGGCAAGGAAAATAAAAATACCGGATAAAACTGATTTAGTGCTCGTTTTAGTGGATTTTGTTGAGCATGAATTAACTGAAATGATAAAAAGGCAATCAAGAAAGTGTGGAGTTAGAATTGCATTTTCAAAACGTTCATGGGCACATATGGAAGGCAGTATACAGGAAAATGTCAGGGAGATAATGAATGCTAAGAGAAATTGTGTTTAA
- a CDS encoding Fur family transcriptional regulator, giving the protein MMNNINDIKSIKNKLNSKGYKLTAPRYKIISIIYNSKKHMNIDEIYGKLKCYKVGLCTVYRNLKLFEEVGILRRININNINYYELEKTDDNRVHVHIECKLCNELIDVNEEEVLDNLKKLVSLINKKYNIQIESSSLILSSVCGECNKR; this is encoded by the coding sequence ATGATGAATAATATAAATGACATTAAAAGTATTAAAAATAAATTAAATAGTAAAGGATATAAACTTACCGCTCCGAGGTATAAAATTATTTCTATTATTTACAATTCTAAAAAGCACATGAATATTGATGAGATATATGGAAAATTAAAATGTTATAAAGTAGGACTATGCACTGTTTATAGAAATCTAAAATTATTTGAGGAAGTTGGTATACTGAGAAGAATAAATATAAATAATATAAATTATTATGAACTTGAAAAAACAGATGATAATAGAGTGCATGTTCATATTGAGTGTAAACTCTGTAATGAACTAATTGATGTGAACGAAGAAGAAGTTTTAGATAATCTAAAAAAATTAGTATCCTTGATAAATAAAAAATATAATATTCAGATTGAAAGCAGTAGTCTTATTTTATCTTCTGTATGTGGAGAATGCAATAAAAGATGA
- a CDS encoding DUF3793 family protein — translation MRDNILDFIKTEEDKRYMVNLITYAISPTISGYKPSTIITISNKYKSMYDLWSKYGEKYLREINLSVYEIKSESDLKILMFYNSKLLSRTVFDTNNMKFLQRFGYSNSMSLNECLGLLKLRYLKCICPHEIGIFLGIPVKDVVDFINYNGNGCICCGYWKVYHDRKVALETFEKYDSSKSATLKLLEKETDLKIIVKKLCLQAVSI, via the coding sequence ATGAGAGATAATATATTAGATTTTATTAAAACTGAAGAGGATAAAAGATATATGGTTAACCTTATTACTTACGCTATATCTCCTACAATATCAGGTTATAAGCCATCAACTATAATTACTATCTCTAATAAATATAAATCTATGTATGATTTATGGAGCAAATATGGTGAAAAATATTTAAGAGAAATAAATTTAAGTGTTTATGAAATTAAATCAGAATCTGATTTAAAGATATTGATGTTTTACAATAGCAAATTATTATCCCGAACTGTATTTGATACGAACAATATGAAATTTCTACAAAGATTTGGATACTCTAATTCAATGTCATTGAATGAATGTTTAGGTTTACTTAAATTAAGATACCTTAAATGCATCTGTCCTCATGAAATAGGTATATTTTTAGGCATTCCTGTTAAAGATGTAGTGGATTTTATAAATTATAATGGAAATGGATGCATTTGCTGTGGATACTGGAAGGTTTACCATGACAGAAAAGTAGCTTTAGAAACTTTTGAAAAATATGATAGTTCTAAGAGTGCAACATTAAAGCTCCTTGAAAAAGAAACTGATTTGAAAATAATTGTGAAGAAGTTGTGCTTGCAAGCAGTGAGTATCTGA
- a CDS encoding flavodoxin codes for MKKVNIIYWSGTGNTEAMASLISEGAKEDGAEVKLLNVSEASNNDITEADIVILGSPAMGDEVVEESEMQPFIDSAAETFKGKKVALFGSYGWGSGKWMEDWTEKMHDDYGAEVLNDGLIVNGAPEGDSEEECKEFGKKLLG; via the coding sequence TTGAAAAAAGTAAATATAATTTATTGGTCAGGAACAGGAAACACTGAGGCTATGGCTTCATTAATATCAGAAGGTGCAAAAGAAGATGGTGCTGAAGTTAAATTGTTAAATGTTTCAGAAGCATCAAATAATGATATTACAGAGGCAGATATTGTGATATTAGGTTCTCCAGCTATGGGAGATGAAGTAGTAGAGGAATCAGAAATGCAGCCATTTATTGACTCTGCAGCAGAAACTTTCAAAGGAAAAAAGGTTGCATTATTTGGATCATATGGTTGGGGATCAGGAAAATGGATGGAAGATTGGACTGAAAAAATGCATGATGATTATGGTGCAGAGGTATTGAATGACGGATTAATTGTAAATGGTGCTCCAGAGGGTGATTCTGAAGAAGAGTGCAAAGAATTTGGAAAGAAGTTATTAGGATAG
- a CDS encoding Nramp family divalent metal transporter: MVRRLLSVEKHKPRFMAVDFIKYIGPGLIVTVGFIDPGNWASNLEAGSTYGYALLFTITLSTIMLIILQHNAAHLGIVTGYCLSEAATVYIKPYLSKIVLITAMMAAISTAMAEILGAAIALNMLFKIPIKFGSLIILIMIMWMLFTNSYKKLEKWIIGFVSIIGISFIIELALVNVDWGMAIKNWVMPSFPKGSMPIIMSVIGAVVMPHNLFLHSEIIQSRQWNLKDEHIIEKQLKYEFTDTLLSMGIGFLINSSMILIAANTFFNNNIDVTDLSQAGQMLRPLLGEGAAVIFAVALLFSGISSTITAGMASGSIFAGIYNEPYDINDSHTKIGVGLSLIFAFLIIFFISDPFKGLIYSQMFLSMQLPITVFLQIYLTSSKRVMGKYSNGTFSKFILVGIAIIITMLNIFLLLSV, from the coding sequence ATGGTAAGAAGACTGTTATCTGTTGAAAAACACAAACCACGTTTTATGGCAGTTGATTTTATTAAATACATAGGCCCGGGTTTGATAGTTACAGTTGGATTTATTGATCCAGGTAATTGGGCATCTAATCTTGAAGCTGGTTCAACTTATGGATATGCACTTTTATTTACAATAACATTATCCACAATAATGCTTATTATTTTGCAGCATAATGCTGCGCATTTAGGTATAGTGACTGGATATTGTCTTTCTGAGGCAGCAACTGTCTATATTAAACCGTATCTTAGTAAAATTGTATTGATAACTGCAATGATGGCAGCTATATCAACAGCAATGGCGGAAATACTTGGTGCGGCAATAGCACTGAATATGCTATTTAAAATACCAATAAAATTTGGAAGCTTGATAATTCTTATAATGATTATGTGGATGCTTTTTACCAATTCCTATAAAAAACTTGAAAAGTGGATAATCGGATTTGTTTCTATTATAGGAATATCTTTTATAATTGAACTTGCACTTGTCAATGTTGATTGGGGAATGGCTATTAAAAATTGGGTTATGCCAAGTTTTCCAAAAGGTTCTATGCCTATAATTATGAGTGTAATTGGTGCAGTTGTGATGCCACATAACCTATTTCTTCATTCTGAAATAATACAAAGCAGGCAGTGGAATCTTAAAGATGAACATATAATTGAAAAACAGCTTAAATATGAATTTACAGATACATTACTTTCTATGGGAATCGGCTTTTTAATAAATAGTTCCATGATTCTAATTGCGGCAAATACTTTTTTTAATAATAACATAGATGTAACTGATCTAAGCCAAGCGGGTCAAATGCTTCGGCCCTTGCTTGGTGAAGGCGCTGCAGTGATATTTGCAGTTGCACTGTTGTTTTCTGGTATATCATCTACGATAACTGCAGGTATGGCTTCTGGAAGTATATTTGCAGGTATATATAATGAACCATATGATATAAATGATTCACATACTAAGATAGGAGTTGGATTATCACTTATTTTTGCGTTTCTGATTATATTTTTTATATCAGATCCATTTAAAGGTTTAATTTATTCACAAATGTTTTTAAGTATGCAGCTTCCTATTACAGTATTTCTTCAAATATATTTAACTTCATCTAAAAGGGTTATGGGTAAATATTCAAATGGTACATTTTCTAAATTTATATTAGTAGGTATTGCAATTATTATAACTATGCTAAACATATTTTTATTGTTAAGTGTGTAG
- a CDS encoding FeoA family protein, translating into MPLTMLRIGEPNNIKNIVGNDSAKCHLEHLGFVTGETVTVVAELAGNLIVNVKDARIALSKSMANRIMV; encoded by the coding sequence ATGCCACTTACAATGCTCAGAATTGGAGAACCAAATAACATAAAAAATATTGTAGGAAACGACAGTGCAAAATGCCATCTTGAACATCTCGGTTTTGTTACAGGTGAAACTGTTACTGTAGTCGCCGAACTTGCGGGAAATCTAATTGTTAATGTAAAAGATGCCCGTATTGCTTTAAGCAAATCAATGGCAAATAGAATTATGGTATAA
- a CDS encoding FeoA family protein — protein sequence MKTLKNVKCGDTVTVIKLHGHGAIKRRFMDMGITKGTDVYVRKVAPLGDPVEITVRGYELSLRKEDALMIEVS from the coding sequence ATGAAAACACTTAAAAATGTCAAATGCGGTGATACAGTTACTGTAATTAAACTTCATGGCCATGGTGCCATAAAAAGAAGATTTATGGATATGGGTATCACTAAAGGTACTGATGTATACGTAAGAAAGGTAGCCCCTCTTGGAGATCCTGTTGAAATTACAGTAAGAGGTTATGAACTCAGCCTGCGTAAAGAAGATGCATTAATGATTGAAGTCAGCTAA
- the feoB gene encoding ferrous iron transport protein B, whose translation MSIKIALAGNPNCGKTTMFNGLTGSSQYVGNWPGVTVEKKEGKLKWNKDIIIQDLPGIYSLSPYTLEEVVSRNYLINQKPDVIIDIIDATNIERNLYLTTQLTEIGVPVVIALNMIDVIRKNGDTINTKKLEEELGCEIVETSALKGIGSKDVVDGAIKLAKEKTLASHKNIFSEDIENALAKIQTVIHGKTDEINARWFSIKLFERDEKIEDQISLLQSDKDQIDSIISVCEKKFDDDSESLITNERYNYISGLIKKSVRKKNTSGLSASDKIDRIITNKWLGLPIFALIMFLVYYLSISTIGTAGTDWINDNLFGDFVPNNVQWFLNTIGTADWLNSFIIDGLIAGIGAVIGFLPQMMVLFLCLGILEDCGYMARIAFIMDRIFRKFGLSGKSFIPILIGTGCGVPGIMATRTIENDHDRKMTVIVTTFIPCSAKLPIIALIAGALFPGSIWVAPSAYFIGIAAIIISGIILKKTKLFSGDPAPFVMELPAYHIPGTKGVLLHVWERSKAFIKKAGTVILLATTLVWFLSSFTWNLSMVDLEKSMLADIGNVIAPIFAPLGWGHWKDAVATVTGLIAKENVVGTFGILYGAASVSENGAEIWSQLHAAFTPLSAYTFLIFNLLCAPCFAAIGAARTELGSKKWLAFSVGYQTIFAYIVSLIVYQFGSVFSGGSFGIGTVVAIILLAGLLYMLFRKPKENAVEIDEPINQREVI comes from the coding sequence ATGTCAATTAAAATTGCTCTTGCCGGTAATCCAAATTGCGGTAAGACGACTATGTTTAATGGCCTGACAGGCAGCTCCCAATATGTCGGGAATTGGCCTGGTGTCACTGTAGAAAAAAAAGAGGGTAAACTCAAATGGAATAAAGATATTATAATTCAGGATTTACCCGGTATTTATTCTCTTTCACCATACACATTAGAAGAAGTTGTTTCAAGAAACTATTTAATTAATCAAAAACCAGATGTAATCATTGATATCATCGATGCTACAAATATTGAAAGGAACTTGTATCTTACTACACAGCTTACTGAAATAGGTGTTCCCGTAGTAATAGCTTTAAACATGATAGATGTAATTAGAAAAAATGGCGATACTATAAACACTAAAAAGCTTGAAGAAGAACTCGGATGCGAGATTGTTGAAACTTCGGCATTAAAGGGCATTGGTTCAAAAGATGTAGTTGATGGTGCAATAAAGTTAGCAAAGGAAAAGACTTTAGCCTCACATAAGAATATTTTTTCAGAGGATATTGAAAATGCACTAGCAAAAATTCAAACTGTAATTCATGGTAAAACAGATGAAATAAATGCTAGATGGTTTTCCATAAAATTATTTGAGCGTGATGAAAAAATAGAAGACCAGATATCTCTTTTACAAAGCGATAAAGATCAGATTGATAGTATAATTTCTGTATGTGAAAAGAAATTCGATGATGATAGTGAAAGTTTGATCACAAATGAACGTTATAATTATATATCAGGACTTATAAAAAAATCTGTACGTAAAAAAAATACATCAGGACTTTCAGCATCCGATAAAATAGATAGAATTATTACTAATAAGTGGCTTGGATTGCCAATTTTCGCTTTAATAATGTTTCTAGTGTATTACTTATCAATTTCAACTATTGGAACTGCAGGTACAGATTGGATAAATGATAATTTGTTTGGCGACTTTGTACCTAACAATGTACAGTGGTTCTTAAATACAATAGGTACTGCTGACTGGTTAAATTCTTTTATAATAGATGGTCTCATAGCTGGTATAGGTGCTGTAATTGGTTTCCTTCCTCAGATGATGGTATTATTCTTATGTCTTGGAATCTTAGAGGACTGCGGATACATGGCACGTATAGCTTTTATCATGGATAGAATTTTTAGAAAGTTTGGATTATCCGGGAAATCATTTATTCCAATACTTATAGGGACTGGATGCGGTGTTCCTGGAATCATGGCAACACGTACAATAGAAAACGATCATGATAGAAAAATGACAGTTATTGTTACAACATTTATACCATGTAGTGCTAAACTCCCTATTATAGCTTTGATTGCCGGTGCTTTATTCCCTGGATCAATATGGGTTGCACCTTCAGCTTACTTCATTGGAATAGCTGCAATTATTATATCAGGTATTATTCTTAAAAAGACTAAATTATTTTCTGGAGACCCTGCTCCATTTGTAATGGAGCTTCCTGCCTATCACATTCCTGGCACAAAAGGTGTTTTACTCCATGTTTGGGAACGTTCAAAGGCATTTATCAAAAAAGCAGGAACTGTTATTTTGCTTGCAACTACTCTAGTTTGGTTCCTAAGCTCTTTCACCTGGAATCTTAGTATGGTAGATCTAGAAAAATCAATGCTTGCAGACATTGGAAATGTAATTGCACCTATATTTGCACCTCTTGGCTGGGGACACTGGAAAGATGCAGTTGCAACTGTAACTGGATTAATCGCAAAAGAAAATGTAGTTGGAACCTTCGGTATACTCTATGGAGCAGCAAGTGTTTCCGAAAATGGTGCAGAAATATGGAGTCAGCTCCATGCAGCCTTCACACCTCTTTCAGCATATACATTCTTAATATTTAATTTACTCTGTGCTCCTTGCTTTGCAGCAATAGGAGCAGCTCGTACAGAACTTGGTTCAAAAAAATGGTTGGCATTCTCTGTAGGATATCAAACAATATTTGCATATATAGTATCACTCATAGTATATCAGTTTGGTTCCGTTTTCTCGGGTGGAAGTTTTGGCATAGGGACCGTTGTTGCCATAATATTGCTTGCAGGTCTATTGTACATGTTGTTTAGAAAACCTAAAGAGAACGCAGTCGAGATTGATGAACCCATAAATCAAAGGGAGGTAATATAA
- a CDS encoding FeoB-associated Cys-rich membrane protein, with product MSTFIVCVVIFGLIGFSGYKTYKSHKNGGSCCGCSGCSACKKH from the coding sequence ATGTCAACTTTTATAGTTTGTGTAGTTATATTTGGTTTGATTGGATTTTCTGGATACAAAACTTATAAATCTCATAAAAATGGTGGCAGTTGCTGCGGCTGCTCTGGCTGTTCCGCTTGTAAGAAACACTAA
- the yjeM gene encoding glutamate/gamma-aminobutyrate family transporter YjeM: MGASEQKKMTLVALILMIFTSVFGFNNIPRAFYLMGYGAIPWYILSAAAFFIPYAFMMSEYGAAFKDEKGGIYSWMENSVGPKYAFIGTFMWYASYVIWMVNISSTIWVPLSNAIFGSDRTSTWAFLGLNSTQVLGILGICWILIVTIVGSKGLQKITKITSVGGTAVALLNVVLLIGAIVVLIANGGHLAQPVVSAATFVQSPNPNYQSSISILSFLVYALFAYGGIEAVGGLVDQTENAEVTFPKGVTIAAIIITVGYCVGIFLCGIFTNWNDVLSAKNVNLANIGYITMQNLGYQIGQGFGLSEATSLTIGAWVSRYTGLSMFLALTGAFFTLSYSPLKQLIEGTPKKLWPGKMAELKDGMPKNAMWVQCAFVVGFIALVSFGGDAAAKFFAILVNMTNVAMTLPYMFLSISFIYFKKKTSINKPFEVYKNHSWVVIVTAIVTFIIGFANFFTIIEPAVRGDLKDTIWMIVGPVLFSIIALLIYSSYEKRTKGEV, from the coding sequence ATGGGAGCAAGTGAACAAAAAAAGATGACGCTCGTAGCACTTATATTAATGATTTTTACATCGGTATTTGGTTTTAACAATATACCTAGAGCATTCTATTTAATGGGGTATGGAGCAATACCCTGGTATATTTTATCTGCAGCAGCATTTTTTATTCCATATGCATTTATGATGTCTGAGTATGGAGCTGCCTTTAAAGATGAAAAAGGTGGAATATATTCATGGATGGAAAATTCTGTTGGACCTAAATATGCTTTTATAGGTACCTTTATGTGGTATGCTTCATATGTAATTTGGATGGTTAATATATCATCAACAATATGGGTGCCATTATCAAATGCAATATTTGGAAGTGACAGAACATCCACATGGGCATTTCTAGGATTAAATTCTACACAGGTACTGGGTATACTTGGCATATGTTGGATTTTAATAGTAACTATAGTAGGATCAAAAGGATTACAAAAAATAACTAAAATAACATCTGTAGGAGGAACAGCTGTAGCCTTACTTAATGTTGTTCTGCTTATTGGAGCAATAGTTGTTTTAATAGCCAATGGAGGACATTTGGCACAACCTGTAGTTTCAGCAGCAACTTTTGTACAATCACCTAATCCAAATTATCAAAGTTCTATAAGTATATTGTCATTTCTAGTATATGCTTTATTTGCATATGGTGGAATAGAAGCTGTTGGAGGATTGGTAGATCAAACTGAAAATGCAGAGGTTACTTTTCCGAAGGGAGTTACAATAGCTGCTATAATAATCACCGTAGGATATTGTGTAGGTATATTCTTATGTGGTATATTTACCAATTGGAATGATGTATTGTCAGCAAAAAATGTTAACTTAGCCAATATTGGATATATAACCATGCAGAATCTTGGATATCAGATTGGACAAGGATTTGGATTAAGTGAGGCAACTTCACTTACAATAGGAGCATGGGTATCAAGGTACACAGGCTTGTCTATGTTTTTAGCATTGACAGGAGCATTCTTTACTTTGAGTTATTCACCATTAAAACAATTGATAGAAGGTACTCCGAAGAAATTATGGCCGGGAAAAATGGCTGAACTTAAAGATGGCATGCCTAAAAATGCTATGTGGGTTCAATGTGCATTTGTAGTAGGATTTATAGCTTTAGTATCTTTCGGAGGAGATGCAGCAGCCAAATTCTTTGCTATACTCGTAAATATGACAAACGTTGCGATGACACTTCCATACATGTTTTTATCAATATCATTTATATATTTTAAAAAGAAGACTAGTATAAATAAACCATTTGAGGTTTATAAAAATCATTCTTGGGTTGTCATTGTAACTGCAATAGTTACATTTATAATAGGTTTTGCTAATTTCTTCACCATAATAGAGCCAGCAGTTCGTGGTGATTTAAAGGATACAATTTGGATGATTGTAGGACCTGTACTATTTAGTATAATTGCATTATTAATATATAGTTCGTATGAGAAAAGAACAAAAGGTGAAGTTTAG